One Lacipirellulaceae bacterium DNA window includes the following coding sequences:
- a CDS encoding sigma-70 family RNA polymerase sigma factor, giving the protein MPQHSPEKPGPPTDPMKYELFVKHLLEHEPGVRAFLRGLLPTWQDVEEVTQEASLVAWRKFSDFQEGTSFGGWFLTIARYEAMSYRRKLARTPLVFSDDVWDLLAAEGAKEERGEMRRQYLEECLQKLDAAGREILLKVYSPGVLIREVAKQSGKSEQAFYKVVQRLRSALLKCVSKAMAKEGV; this is encoded by the coding sequence TTCCCCAGAAAAACCGGGTCCGCCGACAGACCCCATGAAGTACGAGCTTTTCGTTAAGCATCTGCTTGAGCATGAGCCAGGCGTACGCGCTTTCTTGCGGGGTTTGCTCCCAACTTGGCAGGACGTTGAAGAAGTGACTCAGGAAGCAAGCTTGGTCGCGTGGCGAAAGTTCTCAGATTTCCAGGAAGGCACCTCGTTCGGTGGCTGGTTCCTGACGATCGCTCGTTACGAGGCCATGAGCTATCGTCGGAAACTTGCACGCACTCCATTGGTGTTTTCCGATGATGTCTGGGACCTACTGGCCGCCGAAGGGGCCAAAGAAGAGCGTGGGGAAATGCGTCGGCAATACCTCGAAGAGTGCCTACAGAAGTTGGACGCTGCCGGTCGTGAAATCCTCTTGAAGGTCTATTCGCCGGGAGTCCTAATCCGTGAAGTGGCCAAACAATCGGGCAAGAGCGAACAGGCTTTTTACAAAGTGGTACAACGGCTCAGGTCAGCACTCCTGAAGTGTGTTTCGAAAGCCATGGCCAAGGAGGGCGTGTAA